In one Euzebya rosea genomic region, the following are encoded:
- a CDS encoding ATP-binding protein, protein MTADTRATAVLAVLAGVSAELVAQRNGVAREVLDGWVEVFVTGGRQGLAGESTAEAVVQRDRHLGVVAHELRSPLQMIRGWAELLADEVDTDLIPRAAAGIVAQVDRLQRLSDDAVDATAVALGRLRLFPTTQSLAATVAAIVGARSVGRPVLVVDDDARVDIDVDRFGQIVDNLLENARVHGAGRATVTVRRDGDDAVVTISSPGDPIDAVDVQRLFEPFQRGRTTGDGVGLGLYVCRSLMTAHGGQLGLRTSVDGNHFWLRLPVSPQTRSPVTTKDTCRAISTPWSAMRS, encoded by the coding sequence GTGACCGCCGACACCAGGGCGACCGCGGTCCTGGCGGTGCTGGCGGGCGTCAGCGCTGAGCTGGTCGCGCAGCGCAACGGCGTCGCCCGTGAGGTGCTCGACGGCTGGGTCGAGGTGTTCGTCACCGGTGGACGGCAGGGCCTGGCGGGCGAGTCCACCGCCGAGGCGGTCGTGCAGCGCGATCGCCACCTCGGGGTCGTCGCCCACGAGCTGCGGTCGCCGCTGCAGATGATCCGGGGGTGGGCCGAGCTGCTCGCCGACGAGGTCGACACCGACCTGATCCCCCGGGCGGCCGCCGGGATCGTGGCCCAGGTCGACCGGCTGCAGCGGCTGTCCGACGACGCGGTGGATGCCACCGCGGTGGCGCTCGGCCGACTCCGGCTGTTCCCGACCACCCAGTCCCTGGCCGCGACGGTAGCCGCGATCGTGGGGGCCAGGTCGGTCGGGCGCCCCGTGCTGGTCGTCGACGACGACGCGAGGGTGGACATCGACGTCGACCGGTTCGGACAGATCGTCGACAACCTGCTGGAGAACGCCCGTGTGCACGGGGCGGGACGCGCGACGGTCACCGTGCGACGGGACGGCGACGACGCGGTCGTCACCATCTCCTCACCGGGCGACCCGATCGACGCAGTCGACGTCCAGCGACTGTTCGAGCCGTTCCAGCGCGGCAGGACGACCGGCGACGGGGTCGGCCTCGGGCTGTACGTGTGCCGGTCCCTGATGACCGCCCACGGCGGCCAGCTGGGGCTGCGGACCAGCGTCGACGGCAACCACTTCTGGCTGCGGCTGCCGGTCTCGCCTCAGACGCGGTCGCCCGTGACGACGAAGGACACCTGCCGGGCGATCTCCACGCCGTGGTCGGCGATGCGCTCGTAG
- a CDS encoding phosphate signaling complex PhoU family protein — protein MSRDVPDDPFAALEGEPPQGRPLLQEAMDECDRRLKAVADLVSDAIGPMTEAFLSGDTLTAQKLVAADREIDVRCQELEEMGFVLIARQGPVARDLRRVIAILRCVNDVLRSGDLLRHVGESLRWIHPPSLNPKLRETVQQLGTISQQLFEGGVEAWMSQDALAANELEDADDQVDLLQKVLLTDLYTGEQSVEEAVSLALIARYYERIADHGVEIARQVSFVVTGDRV, from the coding sequence ATGAGTCGCGACGTGCCAGACGACCCGTTCGCCGCGCTTGAGGGCGAGCCGCCGCAGGGGCGCCCGCTGCTGCAGGAAGCGATGGACGAGTGCGATCGGCGCCTGAAGGCGGTCGCCGACCTGGTCTCCGACGCGATCGGCCCGATGACCGAGGCGTTCCTGTCCGGCGACACGCTGACCGCGCAGAAGCTCGTGGCCGCGGACCGCGAGATCGACGTCCGCTGTCAGGAGCTGGAGGAGATGGGCTTCGTGCTGATCGCCCGCCAGGGCCCGGTGGCGCGTGACCTCCGTCGGGTCATCGCCATCCTGCGCTGCGTCAACGACGTCCTGCGGTCCGGTGACCTGCTGCGCCATGTCGGCGAGTCGTTGCGCTGGATCCATCCGCCGTCGCTGAACCCCAAGCTGCGCGAGACCGTGCAGCAGCTGGGCACGATCAGCCAGCAGCTGTTCGAGGGCGGGGTCGAGGCCTGGATGTCACAGGATGCCCTGGCCGCCAACGAGCTCGAGGACGCCGACGACCAGGTCGACCTGCTGCAGAAGGTGCTGCTGACCGACCTGTACACCGGTGAGCAGTCCGTCGAGGAGGCCGTCAGCCTGGCGCTGATCGCCCGGTACTACGAGCGCATCGCCGACCACGGCGTGGAGATCGCCCGGCAGGTGTCCTTCGTCGTCACGGGCGACCGCGTCTGA
- a CDS encoding DUF4032 domain-containing protein — protein MTARSWRLLARRSEPFLLTQPWTLPLESWDQRSFVEVARGTHRHVVRFLVVGEGIYALKELPGDIARREYRLLREMAADGLPVVDVIGVVQRDDLDDILVTRYLDYSLPYRHLFLTRWGQEEEEGRIQGRAVGERLLDALSLLMVRMHLAGYFWGDCSLNNTLLKRDAGALAAYVVDMETGERHASLSDGQRLVDLEIAETNIAGGLMDVQAELGVEEGLDPLETAEGLRTRYDALWEELTRDEVVGTDERYLIDERIRRLNELGFHVDEVEVVPLEGGERGKLRLRTSVTEQGHHSRRLTDLTGIRAQEGQARALLNDLASYRSWVESTTGHQLPTSAAAFRWLTEVFEPTVQAIPDTLQGKLEPVEVFIEILRHKWILSEEAGRDVGMELAVESYLATVLPSAPDEKVIAVSGEDLDTGFIGYG, from the coding sequence ATGACTGCACGCAGCTGGCGCCTGCTCGCCCGCCGGAGCGAACCGTTCCTGCTGACGCAGCCGTGGACGCTGCCGCTGGAGTCGTGGGACCAACGGTCCTTCGTGGAGGTCGCCCGTGGGACCCACCGGCACGTCGTGCGGTTCCTGGTCGTCGGCGAGGGGATCTACGCCCTCAAGGAGCTGCCCGGCGACATCGCCCGGCGCGAGTACCGCCTGCTGCGCGAGATGGCTGCGGACGGCCTGCCGGTCGTCGACGTGATCGGGGTCGTCCAGCGCGACGACCTCGACGACATCCTGGTGACCCGCTACCTCGACTACAGCCTGCCGTATCGCCACCTGTTCCTGACCCGCTGGGGCCAGGAGGAGGAAGAGGGCCGCATCCAGGGGCGGGCAGTCGGCGAGCGGCTGCTCGACGCACTCTCGCTGCTCATGGTCCGCATGCACCTCGCCGGGTACTTCTGGGGCGACTGCTCGCTCAACAACACGTTGCTGAAGCGGGATGCGGGGGCGCTGGCGGCCTACGTCGTGGACATGGAGACCGGCGAGCGACACGCCTCGTTGTCCGACGGCCAGCGGCTGGTCGACCTCGAGATCGCCGAGACGAACATCGCCGGTGGACTCATGGACGTGCAGGCCGAGCTCGGGGTCGAGGAGGGGCTCGACCCGCTGGAGACCGCCGAAGGCCTGCGGACGCGGTACGACGCGCTGTGGGAGGAGCTGACCCGCGACGAGGTCGTGGGCACCGACGAGCGGTACCTGATCGACGAACGGATCCGTCGCCTCAACGAGCTGGGCTTCCACGTCGACGAGGTCGAGGTCGTCCCGCTGGAGGGCGGCGAACGCGGGAAGCTGCGGCTGCGCACGTCCGTCACCGAGCAGGGCCACCACTCCAGGCGGCTGACCGACCTGACCGGCATCCGTGCCCAGGAGGGGCAGGCGCGGGCGTTGCTCAACGACCTCGCCAGCTACCGGTCGTGGGTGGAGTCCACGACTGGGCACCAGCTGCCCACCAGCGCCGCGGCGTTCCGCTGGCTGACCGAGGTCTTCGAGCCGACGGTCCAGGCCATCCCCGACACCCTTCAGGGCAAGCTGGAACCGGTCGAGGTCTTCATCGAGATCCTCCGACACAAGTGGATCCTGTCGGAGGAGGCAGGGCGGGACGTCGGCATGGAGCTCGCGGTCGAGAGCTACCTGGCCACCGTCCTCCCGTCGGCTCCGGACGAGAAGGTCATCGCCGTCAGCGGCGAGGACCTGGACACCGGGTTCATCGGCTACGGCTGA
- a CDS encoding helix-turn-helix domain-containing protein, whose protein sequence is MHASPIESTASVHDLATGHTPLTQSSDLGSLLTVTEVADYLRVSEMTVYRLISSRRIGASKIGRSWRIPVADVKAYVEQQHVPRAS, encoded by the coding sequence ATGCACGCTTCCCCCATCGAATCGACCGCCTCCGTTCACGACCTGGCCACCGGCCACACGCCCCTGACGCAGTCCTCGGACCTCGGGTCGCTCCTGACGGTCACCGAGGTCGCGGACTACCTGCGGGTCTCGGAGATGACGGTCTACCGCTTGATCAGCAGCCGGCGCATCGGCGCCAGCAAGATCGGGCGCTCGTGGCGTATCCCGGTCGCCGACGTCAAGGCCTACGTCGAGCAGCAGCACGTCCCGCGGGCGAGCTGA
- a CDS encoding SGNH/GDSL hydrolase family protein: protein MSYRRFVALGDSLTEGKGDAYPNGELRGFADMVAHGLRATVPDVVYANLARPSVRAHEIRRDQAPQAAAMAPDLVTAVAGINDVIALAFPRRRVHDEVLALFEDLRRALPDATIVTCTLPDLGHLSAVARLWRGRVRVLNESARAAARAQDLVLVDLEDDLPMTAEELALDRVHPSPLGHLRFARRFARALDVPQPDPSYLARRPRAERLYRLYRTAVVAPRFVTKRVARDTLIAGQPPKRPQLELV, encoded by the coding sequence ATGAGCTACCGCAGATTCGTCGCCCTCGGTGACTCCCTGACCGAAGGAAAGGGCGACGCCTATCCCAACGGCGAGCTTCGTGGCTTCGCCGACATGGTCGCCCACGGGCTGCGGGCAACCGTTCCCGACGTCGTGTACGCCAACCTTGCCCGTCCGAGCGTGCGAGCCCACGAGATCCGACGGGACCAGGCACCACAGGCGGCGGCGATGGCCCCCGACCTCGTCACGGCCGTCGCCGGCATCAACGACGTCATCGCGCTCGCGTTCCCCCGCCGTCGCGTGCACGACGAGGTCCTCGCCCTGTTCGAGGACCTCCGTCGTGCGCTGCCCGACGCGACGATCGTCACGTGCACACTGCCCGACCTCGGGCACCTCAGCGCGGTGGCGCGCCTGTGGCGAGGCCGCGTGCGAGTGCTCAACGAATCCGCCCGTGCCGCGGCCCGGGCCCAGGACCTGGTCCTGGTCGACCTCGAGGACGACCTGCCGATGACCGCCGAGGAGCTGGCCCTGGACCGGGTCCACCCCTCGCCCCTCGGCCACCTGCGCTTCGCCCGACGGTTCGCCCGGGCGCTGGACGTCCCGCAACCGGACCCCAGCTACCTCGCCCGGCGTCCGCGGGCAGAACGCCTCTACCGCCTGTACCGCACCGCGGTCGTCGCCCCACGCTTCGTCACCAAGCGCGTGGCGCGCGACACCCTCATCGCCGGACAGCCGCCCAAGCGTCCCCAGCTCGAACTCGTCTGA
- a CDS encoding diguanylate cyclase, translated as MHRRHLHVLVVEDSDADAVVVHERLTEAAPIDVRVDRVPSLGQAVASLEQTAFDAVIYDMGLPDAQGLPGFRELALAAPDTPIVILTGNDDADTASTALAERAQEFLPKQMMDSPWLLRAVQHAIERHRLLVEVESLALEDPVTGLHNRRGLDFLGRQHLRHADRTGSPVTLLYLDLDAFKAINDAHGHAYGDQVLRAVGEVLSSCCRDVDIAARVGGDEFALLVVGDQPAAGASIVERVRDAVDGLGDRGLVPRDFGVSIGAAHRPCGDREMDLEHLLRVADLDMYRDKAARRVARSTQGMLRS; from the coding sequence ATGCATCGACGCCATCTGCACGTCCTCGTCGTCGAGGACAGTGACGCCGACGCCGTCGTCGTCCATGAACGGCTGACCGAGGCGGCGCCGATCGACGTCCGTGTGGACCGTGTGCCGAGCCTCGGCCAGGCAGTGGCGTCCCTCGAGCAGACGGCCTTCGATGCGGTGATCTACGACATGGGGTTGCCCGACGCCCAGGGGCTGCCGGGCTTCCGCGAGCTCGCCCTGGCCGCACCAGACACCCCGATCGTGATCCTGACCGGCAACGACGATGCGGACACGGCCTCGACGGCGCTCGCCGAGCGCGCGCAGGAGTTCCTGCCCAAGCAGATGATGGACTCGCCGTGGTTGCTGCGCGCGGTCCAGCACGCCATCGAGCGCCACCGGCTGCTGGTGGAGGTCGAGTCCCTGGCCCTCGAGGACCCGGTCACGGGCCTGCACAACCGACGCGGCCTGGACTTCCTCGGTCGACAGCACCTCCGGCATGCCGACCGCACGGGGTCGCCGGTGACGCTGCTGTACCTGGACCTCGATGCGTTCAAGGCCATCAACGACGCCCATGGCCATGCCTACGGCGATCAGGTGCTCCGTGCGGTCGGTGAGGTCCTGTCGAGCTGCTGTCGGGACGTCGACATCGCCGCCCGGGTGGGTGGCGACGAGTTCGCGCTCCTCGTGGTCGGCGACCAGCCGGCGGCAGGGGCCTCCATCGTCGAACGGGTCCGCGACGCCGTCGACGGGCTCGGGGATCGTGGACTGGTCCCACGGGACTTCGGGGTCAGCATCGGTGCGGCCCATCGGCCCTGCGGCGACCGCGAGATGGACCTCGAGCACCTGCTGCGGGTCGCCGACCTCGACATGTACCGCGACAAGGCCGCGCGGCGGGTCGCCAGGTCGACGCAGGGGATGCTGCGGTCGTGA
- a CDS encoding CHASE domain-containing protein — MLAFGLLLTALLAGAVGADRHRDDDERVAAAAARVAQEVEHRMGAEVSSLQALRNEMMLDWPMDVASFHRRLDLHTAEALFASAAAVEFTRVVPAESVGEFLATRTDDPTRADLGYPELDLRLDDAEQHYLIDYVHPVEGNEAAYGLDLLLVPGRSEVTVAAGESGMPSITAPLDLVQGGRAVIVDVPVYDTEAVPPTVEARRRAFVGVAVVVIRIEDLLGPALDGEPDVLVTVTDVSGSTAGADAENRVVVADAAADGGVDGPMHEVEVAAADRVWAVRTVLAPGARASGTSPSAVWSIGSLVSLVVALAAATMERSRRRTRAAAQEVAEATREIQMILAAFPDMHFRVAGDGTLLGFHQGGGGPARLSDTDIGRPMSELLPANVLQRADAARVAARTSAHPVSFEHLMEVDGRNRTFHVRFSRLEHDELAVSVRDITELADARRELSQLNAELEQRIVERTAELERTNAELEQFAYLASHDLQEPLRHVSMFVDRLQTRYGDVLDERGQQYLGFVTDGTTRMRAMIQALLEYSRVGRSALDIELVDLDDLVADVVATMGTTIAEAGARIECRTGLVVATDAALVRRVVQNLVSNAVRYGHPDRPPVVTITAARVGATWTCTVADNGIGIDDRFADRAFDMFERLGSTRSDSTGIGLAICRRCVELLGGVIDVERGVDVGTRITFTLQEPPV, encoded by the coding sequence GTGCTGGCCTTCGGGCTGCTGCTGACCGCCCTCCTTGCCGGCGCGGTCGGCGCCGACCGACACCGCGACGACGACGAGCGGGTCGCGGCCGCGGCCGCACGTGTCGCGCAGGAGGTCGAGCACCGCATGGGTGCGGAGGTGTCGAGCCTCCAGGCGCTGCGCAACGAGATGATGCTCGACTGGCCCATGGACGTCGCGTCGTTCCATCGACGCCTCGACCTGCACACCGCCGAGGCGCTCTTCGCCAGCGCCGCCGCGGTCGAGTTCACCCGCGTGGTGCCCGCCGAGTCGGTCGGGGAGTTCCTCGCCACCCGGACGGACGATCCCACCCGTGCCGACCTGGGGTACCCCGAGCTGGACCTCCGGCTGGACGACGCCGAGCAGCACTACCTCATCGACTACGTCCATCCCGTCGAGGGCAACGAGGCCGCCTACGGCCTGGACCTCCTCCTCGTCCCGGGGCGCAGCGAGGTGACGGTCGCAGCGGGGGAGTCCGGCATGCCGTCCATCACCGCCCCGCTGGACCTGGTCCAGGGCGGACGGGCGGTCATCGTCGACGTGCCGGTCTACGACACCGAGGCGGTCCCGCCGACCGTCGAGGCGCGTCGGCGGGCGTTCGTCGGCGTGGCCGTCGTCGTGATCCGGATCGAGGACCTCCTCGGCCCTGCCCTCGACGGCGAACCCGATGTACTCGTGACGGTGACCGATGTCTCCGGGAGCACCGCGGGTGCGGACGCCGAGAACCGGGTCGTCGTCGCCGATGCGGCGGCGGACGGCGGGGTCGACGGTCCGATGCACGAGGTCGAGGTCGCGGCGGCCGACCGTGTGTGGGCGGTCCGGACCGTGCTCGCCCCCGGCGCCCGCGCCAGCGGGACCTCGCCGTCGGCCGTCTGGAGCATCGGGAGCCTCGTCTCGCTCGTCGTGGCCCTTGCCGCGGCGACGATGGAACGGTCGCGCAGGCGAACCCGGGCTGCCGCGCAGGAGGTGGCCGAGGCCACCCGGGAGATCCAGATGATCCTGGCGGCCTTCCCCGACATGCACTTCCGTGTGGCCGGCGACGGCACCCTCCTCGGCTTCCACCAGGGTGGTGGCGGACCGGCCCGGCTCAGCGACACCGACATCGGTCGACCGATGTCGGAGCTGCTGCCCGCCAACGTCCTCCAACGCGCCGACGCCGCGCGCGTCGCCGCACGCACGTCCGCACACCCCGTGTCCTTCGAGCACCTGATGGAGGTGGACGGTCGGAACCGGACCTTCCACGTGCGGTTCTCGCGGCTCGAGCACGACGAGCTGGCGGTCTCCGTGCGCGACATCACCGAGCTGGCCGACGCCCGCCGCGAGCTGTCGCAGCTGAACGCCGAGCTCGAGCAGCGCATCGTCGAACGAACCGCAGAGCTGGAACGCACCAACGCCGAGCTGGAGCAGTTCGCCTACCTCGCGTCCCATGACCTGCAGGAACCGCTGCGACACGTGTCGATGTTCGTCGACCGGCTGCAGACCAGGTACGGCGACGTCCTCGACGAACGCGGCCAGCAGTACCTCGGGTTCGTGACGGACGGCACCACCCGCATGCGGGCGATGATCCAGGCCCTGCTGGAGTACTCGCGGGTCGGTCGCTCGGCGCTGGACATCGAGCTCGTCGACCTCGACGACCTCGTGGCCGACGTCGTGGCCACCATGGGCACCACGATCGCCGAGGCAGGCGCGCGGATCGAGTGCCGCACCGGGCTGGTCGTGGCCACCGACGCCGCGCTGGTGCGTCGGGTCGTGCAGAACCTCGTCTCCAACGCCGTCCGCTACGGCCACCCCGACCGGCCCCCCGTCGTGACCATCACCGCCGCACGCGTGGGCGCCACGTGGACCTGCACCGTGGCCGACAACGGCATCGGCATCGACGACCGCTTCGCCGACCGTGCCTTCGACATGTTCGAGCGGCTCGGCTCGACACGAAGCGACAGCACCGGGATCGGCCTGGCGATCTGTCGTCGCTGCGTGGAGCTGCTCGGTGGTGTCATCGACGTCGAACGGGGTGTCGACGTCGGGACCCGGATCACCTTCACCCTCCAGGAGCCGCCGGTATGA
- a CDS encoding response regulator, whose amino-acid sequence MTVEHQFRVLLVDDSRADVVFIDESMQDVGFDAELLVATDGQAALELLRAVERAEGPRPDLILLDLNLPYIGGLELLDYIKGSDVLVEVPVIVLSTSDAPADIASSYRGHASSYIVKPSDVSEYDRLTDALRQYWTTVVRLPGPVRV is encoded by the coding sequence ATGACCGTCGAACACCAGTTCAGGGTCCTGCTCGTCGACGACAGTCGCGCCGACGTCGTCTTCATCGACGAGTCCATGCAGGACGTCGGCTTCGACGCCGAGCTCCTCGTCGCGACCGATGGCCAGGCGGCCCTGGAGCTCCTGCGGGCGGTCGAGCGGGCCGAGGGCCCGCGTCCCGACCTGATCCTCCTCGACCTGAACCTGCCCTACATCGGCGGGCTGGAGCTACTGGACTACATCAAGGGCAGCGACGTGTTGGTCGAGGTGCCGGTGATCGTCCTCAGCACCTCCGACGCACCGGCCGACATTGCCTCGTCCTACCGCGGCCACGCAAGCAGCTACATCGTCAAGCCGTCGGACGTCTCGGAGTACGACCGCCTGACCGACGCCCTCCGGCAGTACTGGACGACGGTGGTCCGGCTGCCCGGCCCCGTGCGGGTCTGA
- a CDS encoding enoyl-CoA hydratase/isomerase family protein — MPLVNATDRPIAAASAEKVPDRVVRVLELDRPDARNAMSTALLGQLLDAVTDAREDDDVAAIVLTGAAGHFSGGADLKEAMDRAGQVRRMELFGMVYEAVATSPKATVAGITGSCVGGGVEVAAACDIRVADATARFRFPGASLGFPVGPAKLVGLVGLGTAKDLVLTSRMIDAAEAHRIGLVQRLVDTDPLEAAVDVATAIAGNHPHAITYLKAQFDRFSGLGDRVAAENDALHALAEAGGDFTALTAPNPKTTSGWSAVAWKHR, encoded by the coding sequence ATGCCGCTCGTCAACGCCACCGACCGTCCCATCGCCGCCGCCTCCGCCGAGAAGGTGCCCGACCGGGTCGTCCGCGTGCTGGAGCTCGACCGGCCGGACGCCCGCAACGCCATGAGCACCGCGCTGCTCGGACAGCTGCTCGATGCGGTCACCGACGCGCGTGAGGACGACGACGTCGCCGCGATCGTCCTGACCGGCGCCGCCGGGCACTTCTCCGGGGGTGCCGACCTCAAGGAGGCCATGGACCGGGCCGGACAGGTCCGCCGCATGGAGCTGTTCGGGATGGTCTACGAGGCCGTCGCGACCAGTCCGAAGGCCACCGTGGCCGGCATCACCGGGTCGTGCGTGGGCGGGGGAGTGGAGGTGGCGGCCGCCTGCGACATCCGTGTGGCCGACGCCACGGCACGGTTCCGGTTCCCCGGCGCATCGCTGGGCTTCCCCGTCGGCCCCGCCAAGCTGGTCGGCCTCGTGGGACTGGGCACCGCCAAGGACCTGGTGCTGACCTCACGGATGATCGACGCGGCCGAGGCCCACCGGATCGGATTGGTCCAGCGGCTGGTCGACACCGATCCGCTGGAGGCGGCGGTGGACGTGGCAACCGCGATCGCGGGCAACCACCCCCACGCCATCACCTACCTCAAGGCCCAGTTCGATCGGTTCTCGGGCCTCGGTGACCGGGTCGCCGCGGAGAACGACGCGCTGCACGCCCTGGCCGAGGCCGGCGGGGACTTCACCGCGCTGACCGCCCCCAACCCGAAGACGACGTCGGGCTGGTCGGCGGTCGCTTGGAAACACCGCTAG